The following proteins come from a genomic window of Anas platyrhynchos isolate ZD024472 breed Pekin duck chromosome 20, IASCAAS_PekinDuck_T2T, whole genome shotgun sequence:
- the RABGEF1 gene encoding rab5 GDP/GTP exchange factor isoform X9, whose amino-acid sequence MALNGTEERVQEENLRRTLEPRKDAALFLAPARVGHRRKMNLKSERRGIHVDQSELLCKKGCGYYGNPAWQGFCSKCWREEYHKARQKQIQEDWELAERLQREEEEAYASSQSTQGAQSLTFSKFEEKKTNEKTRKVTTVKKFFTASSRAGAKKEIQESKSPSPSINRQASIETDRVSKEFIEFLKTYHKSGQDIYKQCKLFLDTMSHKRDLSIEEQSECAQDFYQNVAEKLQTRWKMPPEKVEKAMDQIEKYIMTRQYKYVFCPETTDDEKKDLAVQKRIRALHWVTPQMLCVPVNEEIPEVSDMVVKAITDIIEMDSKRVPRDKLACITKCSKHIFNAIKITKNEPASADDFLPTLIYIVLKGNPPRLQSNIQYITRFCNPSRLMTGEDGYYFTNLCCAVAFIEKLDAQSLNLSQEDFDRFMTGQTSPKKQESDSWSPDVCLGVKQMYKNLDLLSQLNERQERIVSEAKKLEKDLIDWTDGVAKEVQDIVEKYPLEIKPKNQALAAIDSENVENDKLPPPLQPQVYAG is encoded by the exons gaggaaaatgaaCCTGAAATCTGAACGCAGAGGAATTCACGTTGATCAGTCGGAGCTCCTGTGCAAGAAGGGATGTGGTTACTATGGcaatcctgcttggcagggctTTTGCTCCAAGTGCTGGAGAGAGGAATACCATAAGGCCAGGCAGAAACAGATTCAAGAAGATTGGGAGCTGGCAGAGCG GCTTCAGCGTGAGGAGGAAGAAGCGTATGCCAGTAGTCAGAGTACCCAAGGGGCGCAGTCCCTGACCTTTTCAAAATTTGAGGAGAAGAAAACTAATGAGAAAACACGGAAGGTCActactgtgaagaagttcttcactgCTTCCTCCAGAGCAGGAGCTAAGAAGG AGATCCAAGAATCCAAGTCTCCCAGCCCTTCTATAAACAGGCAGGCTAGCATCGAGACAGATCGAGTATCCAAGGAATTCATAGAATTTCTCAAGACATATCATAAATCAGGACAAGATATCTATAAgcaatgtaaattatttttggaCACAATGAGTCATAAAAGG GACTTAAGTATCGAGGAGCAATCTGAATGTGCCCAGGACTTCTATCAAAATGTAGCAGAGAAATTACAGACACGCTGGAAAA TGCCCCCTGAAAAAGTTGAGAAGGCAATGGATCAGATTGAAAAATACATTATGACTCGACAGTATAAATACGTATTTTGTCCTGAAACAACTGATGATGAGAAGAAGGATCTTGCCGTCCAGAAGAGAATCAG GGCTTTGCACTGGGTAACTCCACAAATGCTGTGTGTTCCTGTCAATGAAGAAATTCCAGAAGTGTCTGATATGGTTGTAAAAGCAATTACAG ATATTATCGAGATGGATTCAAAGCGTGTGCCTCGTGATAAATTGGCATGCATCACCAAATGCAGCAAGCACATCTTTAATGCTATAAAGATCACAAAAAATGAACCAGCTTCTGCTGATGACTTTCTTCCAACacttatatatattgttttgaaGGGAAACCCACCCCGTCTGCAGTCCAACATCCAGTATATAACACGATTCTGTAATCCAAGCAGGTTAATGACAGGAGAAGATGGCTACTATTTTACCAATCTG TGCTGCGCTGTGGCCTTCATTGAAAAACTGGATGCTCAGTCTTTAAATCTAAGCCAAGAGGATTTTGATCGTTTTATGACTGGTCAGACATCCCCGAAGAAGCAAGAATCTGACAGCTGGTCACCTGATGTGTGCCTGGGTGTTAAGCAAATGTATAAAAACTTAGATCTCCTGTCTCAGTTGAATGAGAGACAGGAAAGAATTGTCAGTGAAGCCAAGAAGCTTGAGAAAGACCTGATAGATTGGACTGATGGAGTTGCAAAGGAAGTCCAAGATATTGTTGAGAAATATCCATTAGAAATTAAGCCAAAAAATCAAGCCTTAGCAGCTATTGACTCTGAAAACGTGGAAAATGACAAGCTGCCCCCACCACTGCAGCCTCAGGTTTATGCAGGATAA
- the RABGEF1 gene encoding rab5 GDP/GTP exchange factor isoform X7 encodes MNLKSERRGIHVDQSELLCKKGCGYYGNPAWQGFCSKCWREEYHKARQKQIQEDWELAERLQREEEEAYASSQSTQGAQSLTFSKFEEKKTNEKTRKVTTVKKFFTASSRAGAKKAAQEKIVKQGHLGRERNADNILRDLKEIFTPSWELASPTEVLAGKLKEIQESKSPSPSINRQASIETDRVSKEFIEFLKTYHKSGQDIYKQCKLFLDTMSHKRDLSIEEQSECAQDFYQNVAEKLQTRWKMPPEKVEKAMDQIEKYIMTRQYKYVFCPETTDDEKKDLAVQKRIRALHWVTPQMLCVPVNEEIPEVSDMVVKAITDIIEMDSKRVPRDKLACITKCSKHIFNAIKITKNEPASADDFLPTLIYIVLKGNPPRLQSNIQYITRFCNPSRLMTGEDGYYFTNLCCAVAFIEKLDAQSLNLSQEDFDRFMTGQTSPKKQESDSWSPDVCLGVKQMYKNLDLLSQLNERQERIVSEAKKLEKDLIDWTDGVAKEVQDIVEKYPLEIKPKNQALAAIDSENVENDKLPPPLQPQVYAG; translated from the exons atgaaCCTGAAATCTGAACGCAGAGGAATTCACGTTGATCAGTCGGAGCTCCTGTGCAAGAAGGGATGTGGTTACTATGGcaatcctgcttggcagggctTTTGCTCCAAGTGCTGGAGAGAGGAATACCATAAGGCCAGGCAGAAACAGATTCAAGAAGATTGGGAGCTGGCAGAGCG GCTTCAGCGTGAGGAGGAAGAAGCGTATGCCAGTAGTCAGAGTACCCAAGGGGCGCAGTCCCTGACCTTTTCAAAATTTGAGGAGAAGAAAACTAATGAGAAAACACGGAAGGTCActactgtgaagaagttcttcactgCTTCCTCCAGAGCAGGAGCTAAGAAGG cagCTCAAGAGAAAATCGTTAAGCAAGGACATCTTGGGAGGGAGCGAAATGCTGATAACATTCTCAGGGATTTGAAGGAAATTTTTACTCCCTCCTGGGAACTGGCTTCCCCTACTGAAG TGTTGGCTGGCAAATTGAAAG AGATCCAAGAATCCAAGTCTCCCAGCCCTTCTATAAACAGGCAGGCTAGCATCGAGACAGATCGAGTATCCAAGGAATTCATAGAATTTCTCAAGACATATCATAAATCAGGACAAGATATCTATAAgcaatgtaaattatttttggaCACAATGAGTCATAAAAGG GACTTAAGTATCGAGGAGCAATCTGAATGTGCCCAGGACTTCTATCAAAATGTAGCAGAGAAATTACAGACACGCTGGAAAA TGCCCCCTGAAAAAGTTGAGAAGGCAATGGATCAGATTGAAAAATACATTATGACTCGACAGTATAAATACGTATTTTGTCCTGAAACAACTGATGATGAGAAGAAGGATCTTGCCGTCCAGAAGAGAATCAG GGCTTTGCACTGGGTAACTCCACAAATGCTGTGTGTTCCTGTCAATGAAGAAATTCCAGAAGTGTCTGATATGGTTGTAAAAGCAATTACAG ATATTATCGAGATGGATTCAAAGCGTGTGCCTCGTGATAAATTGGCATGCATCACCAAATGCAGCAAGCACATCTTTAATGCTATAAAGATCACAAAAAATGAACCAGCTTCTGCTGATGACTTTCTTCCAACacttatatatattgttttgaaGGGAAACCCACCCCGTCTGCAGTCCAACATCCAGTATATAACACGATTCTGTAATCCAAGCAGGTTAATGACAGGAGAAGATGGCTACTATTTTACCAATCTG TGCTGCGCTGTGGCCTTCATTGAAAAACTGGATGCTCAGTCTTTAAATCTAAGCCAAGAGGATTTTGATCGTTTTATGACTGGTCAGACATCCCCGAAGAAGCAAGAATCTGACAGCTGGTCACCTGATGTGTGCCTGGGTGTTAAGCAAATGTATAAAAACTTAGATCTCCTGTCTCAGTTGAATGAGAGACAGGAAAGAATTGTCAGTGAAGCCAAGAAGCTTGAGAAAGACCTGATAGATTGGACTGATGGAGTTGCAAAGGAAGTCCAAGATATTGTTGAGAAATATCCATTAGAAATTAAGCCAAAAAATCAAGCCTTAGCAGCTATTGACTCTGAAAACGTGGAAAATGACAAGCTGCCCCCACCACTGCAGCCTCAGGTTTATGCAGGATAA
- the RABGEF1 gene encoding rab5 GDP/GTP exchange factor isoform X6, with amino-acid sequence MALNGTEERVQEENLRRTLEPRKDAALFLAPARVGHRRKMNLKSERRGIHVDQSELLCKKGCGYYGNPAWQGFCSKCWREEYHKARQKQIQEDWELAERLQREEEEAYASSQSTQGAQSLTFSKFEEKKTNEKTRKVTTVKKFFTASSRAGAKKAQEKIVKQGHLGRERNADNILRDLKEIFTPSWELASPTEEIQESKSPSPSINRQASIETDRVSKEFIEFLKTYHKSGQDIYKQCKLFLDTMSHKRDLSIEEQSECAQDFYQNVAEKLQTRWKMPPEKVEKAMDQIEKYIMTRQYKYVFCPETTDDEKKDLAVQKRIRALHWVTPQMLCVPVNEEIPEVSDMVVKAITDIIEMDSKRVPRDKLACITKCSKHIFNAIKITKNEPASADDFLPTLIYIVLKGNPPRLQSNIQYITRFCNPSRLMTGEDGYYFTNLCCAVAFIEKLDAQSLNLSQEDFDRFMTGQTSPKKQESDSWSPDVCLGVKQMYKNLDLLSQLNERQERIVSEAKKLEKDLIDWTDGVAKEVQDIVEKYPLEIKPKNQALAAIDSENVENDKLPPPLQPQVYAG; translated from the exons gaggaaaatgaaCCTGAAATCTGAACGCAGAGGAATTCACGTTGATCAGTCGGAGCTCCTGTGCAAGAAGGGATGTGGTTACTATGGcaatcctgcttggcagggctTTTGCTCCAAGTGCTGGAGAGAGGAATACCATAAGGCCAGGCAGAAACAGATTCAAGAAGATTGGGAGCTGGCAGAGCG GCTTCAGCGTGAGGAGGAAGAAGCGTATGCCAGTAGTCAGAGTACCCAAGGGGCGCAGTCCCTGACCTTTTCAAAATTTGAGGAGAAGAAAACTAATGAGAAAACACGGAAGGTCActactgtgaagaagttcttcactgCTTCCTCCAGAGCAGGAGCTAAGAAGG CTCAAGAGAAAATCGTTAAGCAAGGACATCTTGGGAGGGAGCGAAATGCTGATAACATTCTCAGGGATTTGAAGGAAATTTTTACTCCCTCCTGGGAACTGGCTTCCCCTACTGAAG AGATCCAAGAATCCAAGTCTCCCAGCCCTTCTATAAACAGGCAGGCTAGCATCGAGACAGATCGAGTATCCAAGGAATTCATAGAATTTCTCAAGACATATCATAAATCAGGACAAGATATCTATAAgcaatgtaaattatttttggaCACAATGAGTCATAAAAGG GACTTAAGTATCGAGGAGCAATCTGAATGTGCCCAGGACTTCTATCAAAATGTAGCAGAGAAATTACAGACACGCTGGAAAA TGCCCCCTGAAAAAGTTGAGAAGGCAATGGATCAGATTGAAAAATACATTATGACTCGACAGTATAAATACGTATTTTGTCCTGAAACAACTGATGATGAGAAGAAGGATCTTGCCGTCCAGAAGAGAATCAG GGCTTTGCACTGGGTAACTCCACAAATGCTGTGTGTTCCTGTCAATGAAGAAATTCCAGAAGTGTCTGATATGGTTGTAAAAGCAATTACAG ATATTATCGAGATGGATTCAAAGCGTGTGCCTCGTGATAAATTGGCATGCATCACCAAATGCAGCAAGCACATCTTTAATGCTATAAAGATCACAAAAAATGAACCAGCTTCTGCTGATGACTTTCTTCCAACacttatatatattgttttgaaGGGAAACCCACCCCGTCTGCAGTCCAACATCCAGTATATAACACGATTCTGTAATCCAAGCAGGTTAATGACAGGAGAAGATGGCTACTATTTTACCAATCTG TGCTGCGCTGTGGCCTTCATTGAAAAACTGGATGCTCAGTCTTTAAATCTAAGCCAAGAGGATTTTGATCGTTTTATGACTGGTCAGACATCCCCGAAGAAGCAAGAATCTGACAGCTGGTCACCTGATGTGTGCCTGGGTGTTAAGCAAATGTATAAAAACTTAGATCTCCTGTCTCAGTTGAATGAGAGACAGGAAAGAATTGTCAGTGAAGCCAAGAAGCTTGAGAAAGACCTGATAGATTGGACTGATGGAGTTGCAAAGGAAGTCCAAGATATTGTTGAGAAATATCCATTAGAAATTAAGCCAAAAAATCAAGCCTTAGCAGCTATTGACTCTGAAAACGTGGAAAATGACAAGCTGCCCCCACCACTGCAGCCTCAGGTTTATGCAGGATAA
- the RABGEF1 gene encoding rab5 GDP/GTP exchange factor isoform X5, with amino-acid sequence MALNGTEERVQEENLRRTLEPRKDAALFLAPARVGHRRKMNLKSERRGIHVDQSELLCKKGCGYYGNPAWQGFCSKCWREEYHKARQKQIQEDWELAERLQREEEEAYASSQSTQGAQSLTFSKFEEKKTNEKTRKVTTVKKFFTASSRAGAKKAQEKIVKQGHLGRERNADNILRDLKEIFTPSWELASPTEAEIQESKSPSPSINRQASIETDRVSKEFIEFLKTYHKSGQDIYKQCKLFLDTMSHKRDLSIEEQSECAQDFYQNVAEKLQTRWKMPPEKVEKAMDQIEKYIMTRQYKYVFCPETTDDEKKDLAVQKRIRALHWVTPQMLCVPVNEEIPEVSDMVVKAITDIIEMDSKRVPRDKLACITKCSKHIFNAIKITKNEPASADDFLPTLIYIVLKGNPPRLQSNIQYITRFCNPSRLMTGEDGYYFTNLCCAVAFIEKLDAQSLNLSQEDFDRFMTGQTSPKKQESDSWSPDVCLGVKQMYKNLDLLSQLNERQERIVSEAKKLEKDLIDWTDGVAKEVQDIVEKYPLEIKPKNQALAAIDSENVENDKLPPPLQPQVYAG; translated from the exons gaggaaaatgaaCCTGAAATCTGAACGCAGAGGAATTCACGTTGATCAGTCGGAGCTCCTGTGCAAGAAGGGATGTGGTTACTATGGcaatcctgcttggcagggctTTTGCTCCAAGTGCTGGAGAGAGGAATACCATAAGGCCAGGCAGAAACAGATTCAAGAAGATTGGGAGCTGGCAGAGCG GCTTCAGCGTGAGGAGGAAGAAGCGTATGCCAGTAGTCAGAGTACCCAAGGGGCGCAGTCCCTGACCTTTTCAAAATTTGAGGAGAAGAAAACTAATGAGAAAACACGGAAGGTCActactgtgaagaagttcttcactgCTTCCTCCAGAGCAGGAGCTAAGAAGG CTCAAGAGAAAATCGTTAAGCAAGGACATCTTGGGAGGGAGCGAAATGCTGATAACATTCTCAGGGATTTGAAGGAAATTTTTACTCCCTCCTGGGAACTGGCTTCCCCTACTGAAG CAGAGATCCAAGAATCCAAGTCTCCCAGCCCTTCTATAAACAGGCAGGCTAGCATCGAGACAGATCGAGTATCCAAGGAATTCATAGAATTTCTCAAGACATATCATAAATCAGGACAAGATATCTATAAgcaatgtaaattatttttggaCACAATGAGTCATAAAAGG GACTTAAGTATCGAGGAGCAATCTGAATGTGCCCAGGACTTCTATCAAAATGTAGCAGAGAAATTACAGACACGCTGGAAAA TGCCCCCTGAAAAAGTTGAGAAGGCAATGGATCAGATTGAAAAATACATTATGACTCGACAGTATAAATACGTATTTTGTCCTGAAACAACTGATGATGAGAAGAAGGATCTTGCCGTCCAGAAGAGAATCAG GGCTTTGCACTGGGTAACTCCACAAATGCTGTGTGTTCCTGTCAATGAAGAAATTCCAGAAGTGTCTGATATGGTTGTAAAAGCAATTACAG ATATTATCGAGATGGATTCAAAGCGTGTGCCTCGTGATAAATTGGCATGCATCACCAAATGCAGCAAGCACATCTTTAATGCTATAAAGATCACAAAAAATGAACCAGCTTCTGCTGATGACTTTCTTCCAACacttatatatattgttttgaaGGGAAACCCACCCCGTCTGCAGTCCAACATCCAGTATATAACACGATTCTGTAATCCAAGCAGGTTAATGACAGGAGAAGATGGCTACTATTTTACCAATCTG TGCTGCGCTGTGGCCTTCATTGAAAAACTGGATGCTCAGTCTTTAAATCTAAGCCAAGAGGATTTTGATCGTTTTATGACTGGTCAGACATCCCCGAAGAAGCAAGAATCTGACAGCTGGTCACCTGATGTGTGCCTGGGTGTTAAGCAAATGTATAAAAACTTAGATCTCCTGTCTCAGTTGAATGAGAGACAGGAAAGAATTGTCAGTGAAGCCAAGAAGCTTGAGAAAGACCTGATAGATTGGACTGATGGAGTTGCAAAGGAAGTCCAAGATATTGTTGAGAAATATCCATTAGAAATTAAGCCAAAAAATCAAGCCTTAGCAGCTATTGACTCTGAAAACGTGGAAAATGACAAGCTGCCCCCACCACTGCAGCCTCAGGTTTATGCAGGATAA
- the RABGEF1 gene encoding rab5 GDP/GTP exchange factor isoform X8 — MALNGTEERVQEENLRRTLEPRKDAALFLAPARVGHRRKMNLKSERRGIHVDQSELLCKKGCGYYGNPAWQGFCSKCWREEYHKARQKQIQEDWELAERLQREEEEAYASSQSTQGAQSLTFSKFEEKKTNEKTRKVTTVKKFFTASSRAGAKKAEIQESKSPSPSINRQASIETDRVSKEFIEFLKTYHKSGQDIYKQCKLFLDTMSHKRDLSIEEQSECAQDFYQNVAEKLQTRWKMPPEKVEKAMDQIEKYIMTRQYKYVFCPETTDDEKKDLAVQKRIRALHWVTPQMLCVPVNEEIPEVSDMVVKAITDIIEMDSKRVPRDKLACITKCSKHIFNAIKITKNEPASADDFLPTLIYIVLKGNPPRLQSNIQYITRFCNPSRLMTGEDGYYFTNLCCAVAFIEKLDAQSLNLSQEDFDRFMTGQTSPKKQESDSWSPDVCLGVKQMYKNLDLLSQLNERQERIVSEAKKLEKDLIDWTDGVAKEVQDIVEKYPLEIKPKNQALAAIDSENVENDKLPPPLQPQVYAG, encoded by the exons gaggaaaatgaaCCTGAAATCTGAACGCAGAGGAATTCACGTTGATCAGTCGGAGCTCCTGTGCAAGAAGGGATGTGGTTACTATGGcaatcctgcttggcagggctTTTGCTCCAAGTGCTGGAGAGAGGAATACCATAAGGCCAGGCAGAAACAGATTCAAGAAGATTGGGAGCTGGCAGAGCG GCTTCAGCGTGAGGAGGAAGAAGCGTATGCCAGTAGTCAGAGTACCCAAGGGGCGCAGTCCCTGACCTTTTCAAAATTTGAGGAGAAGAAAACTAATGAGAAAACACGGAAGGTCActactgtgaagaagttcttcactgCTTCCTCCAGAGCAGGAGCTAAGAAGG CAGAGATCCAAGAATCCAAGTCTCCCAGCCCTTCTATAAACAGGCAGGCTAGCATCGAGACAGATCGAGTATCCAAGGAATTCATAGAATTTCTCAAGACATATCATAAATCAGGACAAGATATCTATAAgcaatgtaaattatttttggaCACAATGAGTCATAAAAGG GACTTAAGTATCGAGGAGCAATCTGAATGTGCCCAGGACTTCTATCAAAATGTAGCAGAGAAATTACAGACACGCTGGAAAA TGCCCCCTGAAAAAGTTGAGAAGGCAATGGATCAGATTGAAAAATACATTATGACTCGACAGTATAAATACGTATTTTGTCCTGAAACAACTGATGATGAGAAGAAGGATCTTGCCGTCCAGAAGAGAATCAG GGCTTTGCACTGGGTAACTCCACAAATGCTGTGTGTTCCTGTCAATGAAGAAATTCCAGAAGTGTCTGATATGGTTGTAAAAGCAATTACAG ATATTATCGAGATGGATTCAAAGCGTGTGCCTCGTGATAAATTGGCATGCATCACCAAATGCAGCAAGCACATCTTTAATGCTATAAAGATCACAAAAAATGAACCAGCTTCTGCTGATGACTTTCTTCCAACacttatatatattgttttgaaGGGAAACCCACCCCGTCTGCAGTCCAACATCCAGTATATAACACGATTCTGTAATCCAAGCAGGTTAATGACAGGAGAAGATGGCTACTATTTTACCAATCTG TGCTGCGCTGTGGCCTTCATTGAAAAACTGGATGCTCAGTCTTTAAATCTAAGCCAAGAGGATTTTGATCGTTTTATGACTGGTCAGACATCCCCGAAGAAGCAAGAATCTGACAGCTGGTCACCTGATGTGTGCCTGGGTGTTAAGCAAATGTATAAAAACTTAGATCTCCTGTCTCAGTTGAATGAGAGACAGGAAAGAATTGTCAGTGAAGCCAAGAAGCTTGAGAAAGACCTGATAGATTGGACTGATGGAGTTGCAAAGGAAGTCCAAGATATTGTTGAGAAATATCCATTAGAAATTAAGCCAAAAAATCAAGCCTTAGCAGCTATTGACTCTGAAAACGTGGAAAATGACAAGCTGCCCCCACCACTGCAGCCTCAGGTTTATGCAGGATAA
- the RABGEF1 gene encoding rab5 GDP/GTP exchange factor isoform X11: MNLKSERRGIHVDQSELLCKKGCGYYGNPAWQGFCSKCWREEYHKARQKQIQEDWELAERLQREEEEAYASSQSTQGAQSLTFSKFEEKKTNEKTRKVTTVKKFFTASSRAGAKKEIQESKSPSPSINRQASIETDRVSKEFIEFLKTYHKSGQDIYKQCKLFLDTMSHKRDLSIEEQSECAQDFYQNVAEKLQTRWKMPPEKVEKAMDQIEKYIMTRQYKYVFCPETTDDEKKDLAVQKRIRALHWVTPQMLCVPVNEEIPEVSDMVVKAITDIIEMDSKRVPRDKLACITKCSKHIFNAIKITKNEPASADDFLPTLIYIVLKGNPPRLQSNIQYITRFCNPSRLMTGEDGYYFTNLCCAVAFIEKLDAQSLNLSQEDFDRFMTGQTSPKKQESDSWSPDVCLGVKQMYKNLDLLSQLNERQERIVSEAKKLEKDLIDWTDGVAKEVQDIVEKYPLEIKPKNQALAAIDSENVENDKLPPPLQPQVYAG, from the exons atgaaCCTGAAATCTGAACGCAGAGGAATTCACGTTGATCAGTCGGAGCTCCTGTGCAAGAAGGGATGTGGTTACTATGGcaatcctgcttggcagggctTTTGCTCCAAGTGCTGGAGAGAGGAATACCATAAGGCCAGGCAGAAACAGATTCAAGAAGATTGGGAGCTGGCAGAGCG GCTTCAGCGTGAGGAGGAAGAAGCGTATGCCAGTAGTCAGAGTACCCAAGGGGCGCAGTCCCTGACCTTTTCAAAATTTGAGGAGAAGAAAACTAATGAGAAAACACGGAAGGTCActactgtgaagaagttcttcactgCTTCCTCCAGAGCAGGAGCTAAGAAGG AGATCCAAGAATCCAAGTCTCCCAGCCCTTCTATAAACAGGCAGGCTAGCATCGAGACAGATCGAGTATCCAAGGAATTCATAGAATTTCTCAAGACATATCATAAATCAGGACAAGATATCTATAAgcaatgtaaattatttttggaCACAATGAGTCATAAAAGG GACTTAAGTATCGAGGAGCAATCTGAATGTGCCCAGGACTTCTATCAAAATGTAGCAGAGAAATTACAGACACGCTGGAAAA TGCCCCCTGAAAAAGTTGAGAAGGCAATGGATCAGATTGAAAAATACATTATGACTCGACAGTATAAATACGTATTTTGTCCTGAAACAACTGATGATGAGAAGAAGGATCTTGCCGTCCAGAAGAGAATCAG GGCTTTGCACTGGGTAACTCCACAAATGCTGTGTGTTCCTGTCAATGAAGAAATTCCAGAAGTGTCTGATATGGTTGTAAAAGCAATTACAG ATATTATCGAGATGGATTCAAAGCGTGTGCCTCGTGATAAATTGGCATGCATCACCAAATGCAGCAAGCACATCTTTAATGCTATAAAGATCACAAAAAATGAACCAGCTTCTGCTGATGACTTTCTTCCAACacttatatatattgttttgaaGGGAAACCCACCCCGTCTGCAGTCCAACATCCAGTATATAACACGATTCTGTAATCCAAGCAGGTTAATGACAGGAGAAGATGGCTACTATTTTACCAATCTG TGCTGCGCTGTGGCCTTCATTGAAAAACTGGATGCTCAGTCTTTAAATCTAAGCCAAGAGGATTTTGATCGTTTTATGACTGGTCAGACATCCCCGAAGAAGCAAGAATCTGACAGCTGGTCACCTGATGTGTGCCTGGGTGTTAAGCAAATGTATAAAAACTTAGATCTCCTGTCTCAGTTGAATGAGAGACAGGAAAGAATTGTCAGTGAAGCCAAGAAGCTTGAGAAAGACCTGATAGATTGGACTGATGGAGTTGCAAAGGAAGTCCAAGATATTGTTGAGAAATATCCATTAGAAATTAAGCCAAAAAATCAAGCCTTAGCAGCTATTGACTCTGAAAACGTGGAAAATGACAAGCTGCCCCCACCACTGCAGCCTCAGGTTTATGCAGGATAA